Genomic window (Candidatus Bathyarchaeota archaeon):
TCAATCGGGCTGATTCGTACAACCCTTATGGAGGTTGGGGATGGGGAACGCTTACCAAGCGTGCAAACTGGAAGAATGCTAAAAGTTCCAAACTTTATGTTAATCAACAATCCGGTGCTAATTTACGGTGAAACCATTATCGACGAGGTTGTAGCATATCTCTCGGAGCCCTTTCCACCCTTAGATCAAGTAGTTCAAAACATGAAAGATGCCATTACAAGTCAAGGCCACCGAGTTATTGAAGTAGGTTTATTCCAAAAGGATGAAAAACTCATAGTGCATGGAATATTTGAATCCAAAACAAGTGAAACTGCAGATGTCCGGAGTAGGATCTTGAAGCAGTTTCTGCAAAGTCAAGGTAAAGAAAAGAACCTAAGCCAATAATTATGCTCTTAAGTTTTTGAGTTAAGCTATTTGCACCTTATAGAACAATTTTAATTCGTCCTTCAAACTTGGCTTGCCACAGAATGGCAATTACGGTTCCAGCTATGAGGTCGACGACGAAGTGGTTCCCGGTCCAGACTGTACTCGCGAAAACTAGTGAGATATAGCTAAGAATTACAAGTCGATACAGCGTTCGTCTAGTCAGTTTCCATGTAAACGTTGACGAGAGAACCGCTAGGGCTGCGTGGAGACTTGGAAAAGCTGCAAAGGGGTCGCCATAATACGTGACGTATGGTCCAAAATACGGTTTTAAAAGCGGCGCAAGCATGACCCAACCAACTATTTCTTCATAAAGTGCTCCCCAATATCCCCACATGCGCCCAGGCTCAAGTCGAAAATACCTTGTTTTTGCACCCCACCACGGTGGAGCAGTCGGCCAAAGTGCATGAATGGCTAGACTAGTAAAGCATGCAGCTAAATTTGTTTTCCAGTACCTATCAAATTCTTTCGGTTGAAATTTTGAGATGAGCAGACCTGCAATAAGCAAGTTAAGAGGATGTGAGATGTAAACCGCCAACATGACATCGTCTAGTGGCCGAAATCTGAGGCGATGCCAATAGATGTACGCCGCGGGAATGTTTCCAAAGCAGTAAACTTTCTCCCAAGCGATCAGAGTTGTTCCATCTATTCTGGAGAAAAGGGCTGGTGTCAAAGCTGTGAGTATTTCATATCCCCAATACATGGTCATGAACGGAAGCCAACTCATGAAAGGTGGTAGAGAAGAATGGTGGAATTAATGAATTTACTAAGAATTTTTTGTTGTCTCATATGTTTATTTTCCTAGATGGCAAGCTTAAGGTAGAATCCATGTACCTTAGACTTTAGTTTTAAGCTACAAAAAGGATTTTTCAAGATTATGGTCGAAATGTCCAATTAATAGTTTCCCTTTTAGATACCTGTTTTTGAGTAATCTTTTTCGCTAGCTGGAAAATCTAGTCTTTCTTAGGATTAGTCCAGAAGACACAAATTTATATGAAGATATTCATACGATAGCAGAATATATTCTGCTACTGAAATCTTGGGATAAGTTAGATCAATCGGTTAAATAATTATGTGACATTAGGGTTTGAGGTCGCAGTATCTTGNNNNNNNNNNTATATCAAGATATCCATAGGATAGCAGAATATATTCTGCCAGCCGTAGTGGGCAAAGAATTCTAAGGTCAGATGAGAATTGGGAAAAGGCTACCTGAATGCGTGAATAAATCAGCGATAAGCCGCGCCAAGAAACTGCTGAAATCCTTGGAATAAGTTAAGTCGGTCAGTTAAATAATAGTGTGACCTTAAGGTTTGGGGTCGCCGAATCTTGGAGCCTTCCCGTATAGATGAGGAGAAAATTGAAAGCGAACTAAAAGGTAATACTCTCAGAGTTTATTGGATGCTTCTGAGGTCTTCTACCGGTCTTGTCGGGGTTAGGGAGGTTCAAAGATCACTTGGTTTCTCAAGCCCGGCATTAGCGGCTTATCACCTCGAGAAGCTCAAAGAATTAGGATTAGTGAGAAAAGATAACGGTGAATATCGCCTAGTCCGAGAAGTAAAGGTTGGCGTCCTCAAACAATTTACAAAAATTGGGGCCTTTATGCTTCCCAGATACGTCTTTTACGCAGCTATGTTTACAACGCTTCTCCTTTACTATGTTTCACAGTTTGAACAAGTTGGTTTCTATAGCGTCTTTGCTTTGATTTTCGGTGTTCTAGCAACTGCAATTTTTTGGTATGAAACGATCAGAGCTTGGCGTCAGAGGCCGTAGTGTTCAAAAAGTTGAACGACCTGTTCAAAAGTATTGCATTTTATTCGTGGCTTTCCTTCATATCTTTTAGAGGTGATGAGAATTATGAAGAAACTTTTTCCGCTCATAACAGTGATGACCATATTCATGGGAGTACTCCTAGTTTCAACACAAACTGCCTACGCCGCTAGTCTAATGCTCAATACCCCATCAATCGAAGGCAAGAAGCCGACAAAAACCCAAACCCGACCTGTACTAGTAATCGGTGATCTAAGCATCATGATTACAGGAAACCTGAATTATGCCAACGCAACTCCAAAAGCTGCTAGCGGTGCGGCAACGACGCTAACTTTGACTGGAACATACCAATTCAAGTCTAAAGACAATAAGCCAATCAGCAAAACAGTGAGGCTGAATGTCACCGGCTTAAAAATAAGCATCGCCAATACCACTATTCCGAGTAATTTAACTTGGACCGGAAAAGGAACGTATAGCCTAAATAAAGGAATAATCCAGATTCACTGCTCCGCAACAAGTGGGAATACAAAATACAACCTAATCCTACATGGCAGAGTCGCTCAACCAATCATTTCACTCCCTAGCGGAGGTCAAGGAACAGTGAAATTTACGTCACCCCAGAGCAAACTAGTCATCACGCCAACAAATGGTAGCGCTACAACATACTTCCTCACGTTGACAGATAGCGGCAACACAATTACTTTGACTCCCAGATCTGTTTGATGAAACACGACATTAATGGGTGTGTAGGGATGGCCTTTGAAGCCAGAAAATTAGTCTACTTCGGAGTAGCTGGTGTTCTCCTGGCCAGCTTAATAATCGCGGCGGTAGTGGTTACACCTGTAACCGCCAAAACTGGTATTCTAATTGTAAAAGTAACAGACAAGCCTCCACAACGTCAGAATCTACAGAAACTGTTGGTCATCATTGATCAACTTACAGCCCATAGGAAGGGAGCTGGGATTACAGGCGATACTTGGGTAACCTTACAATTCAAAGAAGGTGCCACGCAGGTAGAGATCGATTTGCTTGAGCTTGAAAACGTCATTAAGGATTTTTCAATAACCGAGATCCCTGAAGGAAACTATACGATGCTCAAAATGCGCGTCGTATCAGCTACAGCAGTATATAGTTCCGGCGAAGTGCCGTTAAAAGTACCTGGGGAACACGTAATGATGCCAATCCATTTCCGAATAAAACCCGGAAAAGCCACCACTGTGCTTTTAGACATAAACTACGATAAGGTAGTCGTTAGCAAAGCTAACACCCTTAAACCTGTGGTGAAGGCAACAGTCCTTAGCGAACCACAGTCGTAATTTTTTATGCTTTAACGTTCCTCTGGTGTTTTTCTTTCCTTTGCGACGGTTTTGAAAGCGTTACGGTGATTGCCGCCGAGAGAATTAATAAGCCGCCAATCCATTGAATAGGGGTAAGGGTTTCTTTGAAGAGGATGAATGAGGCAATAATGGATGCGATAGGCTCCGTTAAGCTGAGGATCGAAGCTCTCGATGGTCCAATCAATCTTAACCCTTGGAAGAATGTCGTTGCAGCAAGAGCAGTGCTGATTACAGAGATCATTATCACCCAAAACCATCCTGCTAGGTTCCACGCAATATAAAGTCTGCCCGCGAGTAAACTTGCTATCCCGAAGCTCAGGCTCGCTGAAATCATAACGTAAAAGGATGCTACTTCACCACTTAGCTCCCTTAAGATTCGGCTACTCACTAAGATGTAGCCGGTATAGGTGATCGCTGCGCCAAGAACCATTAACAGCCCGATAGCCGCCAAATTAAAAATTGGGTTAGCCACTAGGGCTAATCCTGTTAATGCAGTAAAAAGCGAAATGGCAACAGGGATTGAAACTTTCTCCCAACCTAAAGCCAACGAACCAGCCATGACAAAGGCCGGATAGGTGTAGAGCACAAGCGCAACGACTGAAACTGGAATGTAAAGGAGTGAAGTGAAATATAGATAGGATTGGAGGAAATATCCAAACCCTCCTAGGGCTATCAAAACAAGGAATTGATTTCTTGAGGGAATGCTGGCTCTGCGGGCTGCGTAGAGAAATACACCAACTATAACGGATGCTAGAAGAAACCTGATCATTAAAAGCTCCTGAACCTTAATCCCACTAGAGTAGGCGAAGCGTGCAAAAATCGGCAAAAACCCAAATGAGATGGCTGAAACCAACACGAGAATACTGCCACGCCATTGATCGTTCATTAAGCAGCCTCTCGGTTGATTTACTTCTGGCCGTATATTTGATTTCGCATTATCCTAATACTTTGGAACTGAATACCTTCAGTAAATCACCTTCTCTACTAATGATGTAGCTAGGTTGCAAACGTCGCCGAAACTTCTCAAAATTAAGTGGTGCGGGGGGTGGGACTTGAACCCACGAAGGCCTTCGCCACAGCGGCCTCAGCGTTAGGCCCTTAAAGGTCTGCCCCTTAGACCTAGCTTGGGTACCCCCGCGGATGCCATAAGCGTCAAACGTTTCTCAGATTTAAAAGGTTTATTTGTATTCTGTTCAAATTGGAGTTACTTGAATTACTCCATTTTTATCAACTTTAATTTCGTATTCTTCGCCGTAAGCGTATTTCCGGGTAAGTCGTTCCCACTCTTCTGGGGTGAAGTACAACACGAGACGATTACTGTAGGCTTTTCCTTGTTGAAACATTTTTGGAATTTGACTGAGAATTGGCATAATTACTTGTGCTTCTGGTGGCGCACTTGTCGGCATGGCGGTAAAGCTTACCGGCTTGGTTTCAACTGCAAATTCCACGCATACATACTCATTTCCAAGCTGGTCGAAAGCTGGGTGTACAGCTGTTACTTTACATTCGATTGTAACTTCTGCCATGTTCTTTCTCCTACTCGCTTCGCAGGTTGTTTTGGAGCCCCGGGCGAGATTTGAACTCGCGACCCGCGGTTTTTTCGGTTTGACTTACGAAACCGCTGCTATAACCAAGCTTAGCTACCGGGGCTTTCTGAAATGTGGATTTAATCCCATGCTTTTAAAAAATTCGGACTATA
Coding sequences:
- a CDS encoding phosphatase PAP2 family protein, yielding MTMYWGYEILTALTPALFSRIDGTTLIAWEKVYCFGNIPAAYIYWHRLRFRPLDDVMLAVYISHPLNLLIAGLLISKFQPKEFDRYWKTNLAACFTSLAIHALWPTAPPWWGAKTRYFRLEPGRMWGYWGALYEEIVGWVMLAPLLKPYFGPYVTYYGDPFAAFPSLHAALAVLSSTFTWKLTRRTLYRLVILSYISLVFASTVWTGNHFVVDLIAGTVIAILWQAKFEGRIKIVL
- a CDS encoding DUF4382 domain-containing protein — translated: MAFEARKLVYFGVAGVLLASLIIAAVVVTPVTAKTGILIVKVTDKPPQRQNLQKLLVIIDQLTAHRKGAGITGDTWVTLQFKEGATQVEIDLLELENVIKDFSITEIPEGNYTMLKMRVVSATAVYSSGEVPLKVPGEHVMMPIHFRIKPGKATTVLLDINYDKVVVSKANTLKPVVKATVLSEPQS
- a CDS encoding EamA family transporter, whose translation is MNDQWRGSILVLVSAISFGFLPIFARFAYSSGIKVQELLMIRFLLASVIVGVFLYAARRASIPSRNQFLVLIALGGFGYFLQSYLYFTSLLYIPVSVVALVLYTYPAFVMAGSLALGWEKVSIPVAISLFTALTGLALVANPIFNLAAIGLLMVLGAAITYTGYILVSSRILRELSGEVASFYVMISASLSFGIASLLAGRLYIAWNLAGWFWVIMISVISTALAATTFFQGLRLIGPSRASILSLTEPIASIIASFILFKETLTPIQWIGGLLILSAAITVTLSKPSQRKEKHQRNVKA
- a CDS encoding arcadin 1, encoding MAEVTIECKVTAVHPAFDQLGNEYVCVEFAVETKPVSFTAMPTSAPPEAQVIMPILSQIPKMFQQGKAYSNRLVLYFTPEEWERLTRKYAYGEEYEIKVDKNGVIQVTPI